From the Sebastes umbrosus isolate fSebUmb1 chromosome 2, fSebUmb1.pri, whole genome shotgun sequence genome, one window contains:
- the kif7 gene encoding kinesin-like protein kif7 isoform X1 has protein sequence MSPKVPSGQGRGDYSAVQVAVRVRPLLPKELLHCHESCITVDSELCRVTLGHDRHFLCDYLFEETCCQDDVYSLSVQPLIDAFFQGFNATVFAYGQTGSGKTYTVGEANICSFRDEEQGIIPRAVADVFKLLDENDLTDFSVRVSYLEVYKEEFKDLLEVETASKDIHIREDKGNIVLCGVKECEVEGLDEVLSLLESGNTARHTGATQMNPYSSRSHTIFTVYMDQRRGSSRLYGTAANSGPQMLSSKFHFVDLAGSERILKTGNTGERLKESIQINSGLLALGNVIGALGDPKRKGSHIPYRDSKITRILKDSLGGNSKTLMIACISPSSSDFDESLNTLNYATRARNIQNRATVNCKREPDRVEGLEQQIKALRRALENRQRSETRIISHADPNRRPRLGEGEISRLQAQSAHYRTCTDTAYRLLRELQSEGALTAEQSLRVKEWLCSVEEERSGLTTASGPDSGIENSSTEDSVALRRGRPSVRNQDPEAVEERWSHEHGEKEDSIVLLQAQIQRLEGENTDFLAALEDAMEQYKQQSDKLQEQQDLIVELQCLLSTPGLMGLGLNLRPRPHTAPIGSMQHGQNGGTYRQLQVSPVGYLGNGPCGDQDGSLYEEEEEEEIPEGAEMQETEEEGIHSHLSQERRKHVNLTWTKRDMPSGGLAVGGRGLISLHEPDQHPCLARKASHSSTGETSVRESLKSFEGVSELGLLQAQQKIRELSVTIRMKEELIKELVKTGKDAQALNRQYSHKITALESEAVQARQEMQEAQRQLQDLERQEREISTTDKTRAQECRRKIAAAQSKVQVLSQRQRDTARLANLPAQSERRVIELERSVQSMRQQQEQLQRRLRQESQQKRRLESEMQRRTHRVKELEIKNEQQQKILRIKTEEVAAFQRQRRSGSNGSVISLEEQQKIEEQKRWLDEEMERVLGQRRELEDLEGELTKREQILAKKEALLQERSELETKRLRSSQALSKNLVTLTGRIESLEQELSERNGLLRSSSAQDSQQIRQEISNLRQEKDSLLKQRVELDDKLRQGSLLSPEEERTLFQLDEAIEALDAAIEYKNEAITQRQRQLRASASMLSQWEMNLMAKLSYLSASETRALLCKYFDKVVCLREEERKLQLALAELEMQLDEQQKLVQWLENALDRTQLDTDRRLTQQQKEHERSVQLLLQQCREQKDEGLAGRQRQYEGWIHNLSKELNHYKAANLELSNKLRELCGSVSQPKEHAKVVASDGKPAGIGSMERLSRCPEDSLGGRGTGQSDKPSRSREEMRELVNTPLPSTWRRSSLPTEEPAVMEELWFQAAGDVPVNRVVQTGMGSWGGPASLPVVKSRRESRRSSLSIGPLTSNNALIDVRKNPV, from the exons ATGTCTCCCAAAGTGCCCAGCGGCCAAGGCAGAGGGGATTATTCTGCAGTGCAAGTCGCTGTTCGAGTGCGTCCCCTGCTGCCTAAAGAGCTCCTACACTGCCACGAGAGCTGCATTACCGTGGACTCGGAGCTGTGTCGTGTCACTCTGGGCCACGACCGACACTTTCTTTGCGACTACCTATTTGAAGAAACTTGCTGTCAAGATGATGTTTATTCATTATCTGTTCAGCCACTCATAGATGCCTTCTTTCAAGGGTTCAATGCTACAGTCTTTGCCTACGGGCAGACCGGCTCAGGCAAGACTTACACCGTTGGAGAAGCTAATATTT GTTCCTTTAGAGATGAGGAGCAGGGTATCATCCCCAGGGCTGTTGCAGATGTCTTCAAGCTGCTGGATGAAAATGACCTCACAGACTTTTCTGTCCGAGTCTCCTATCTGGAGGTCTACAAAGAGGAGTTCAAGGACTTACTGGAGGTGGAGACAGCCAGCAAGGACATCCACATCCGGGAGGATAAAGGCAACATTG TTCTGTGTGGCGTGAAGGAGTGCGAAGTGGAGGGTCTTGATGAGGTGTTGAGTTTACTGGAGTCAGGAAACACAGCCAGGCACACTGGTGCAACCCAGATGAATCCATACTCCAGCCGCTCTCACACCATTTTTACTGTGTATATGGACCAGCGTCGGGGAAGCTCTCGTCTTTATGGGACGGCTGCAAATTCTGGACCACAAATGCTGTCTTCCAAGTTCCACTTTGTTGACCTTGCGGGGTCAGAGCGTATCTTGAAGACGGGGAACACTGGAGAGAGACTTAAAGAGAGTATCCAGATTAACAGCGGCCTTCTGGCTCTGGGAAATGTCATCGGGGCACTGGGGGACCCTAAGAGGAAAGGCTCTCACATACCATACAGAGACTCTAAAATCACAAG GATCCTAAAAGACTCTTTAGGAGGAAATTCAAAGACACTGATGATCGCCTGCATCAGCCCATCTTCCTCAGACTTTGATGAGAGCCTGAATACACTAAACTACGCCACAAGGGCCAGAAACATTCAGAACCGGGCGACGGTCAACTGCAAGCGTGAGCCTGATCGGGTGGAAGGGCTGGAGCAACAAATCAAGGCCCTTCGCAGAGCCCTCGAAAACCGCCAGCGCTCAGAGACCCGCATCATTTCTCACGCTGATCCAAACAGGAGGCCTCGACTTGGAGAGGGAGAGATCAGCAGACTGCAAGCCCAGAGCGCCCACTACAGGACGTGCACAGACACGGCTTACAG GTTGCTGCGGGAGCTGCAGAGTGAAGGGGCTCTGACCGCAGAACAGAGTCTGAGAGTGAAGGAGTGGCTGTGCTCAGTGGAGGAGGAGCGGAGCGGACTGACCACAGCCTCAGGACCAGACAGCGGCATCGAGAACAGCTCCACTGAAGACAGTGTTGCGTTAAGGAGAGGAAGGCCTTCTGTGAGGAACCAG GATCCAGAGGCtgtggaggagaggtggagcCATGAGCATGGAGAGAAGGAGGATAGTATTGTCCTGCTTCAAGCACAGATCCAGCGGCTGGAGGGAGAGAACACAGACTTTTTAGCAGCCCTGGAGGATGCTATGGAGCAATACAAGCAGCAG AGTGATAAGCTGCAGGAGCAACAGGACTTGATAGTAGAGCTGCAGTGTCTGCTGTCTACTCCAGGGCTGATGGGCCTGGGCCTTAACTTGAGACCGCGGCCTCACACGGCCCCTATAGGCTCCATGCAACACGGTCAGAACGGAGGCACATACAGACAG ttacAGGTCAGTCCAGTAGGCTATCTTGGTAATGGGCCTTGTGGTGATCAGGACGGTAGCCTctatgaggaggaggaggaggaggagatcccAGAAGGGGCAGAAATGCAGGAGACGGAAGAAGAGGGCATTCATTCCCACCTCAGCCAAGAGAGACGCAA ACACGTGAACCTGACCTGGACCAAGAGGGACATGCCGTCAGGAGGACTAGCAGTCGGTGGTAGAGGGCTCATATCTCTGCATGAGCCAGACCAGCACCCCTGtttagccagaaaagcat CCCACTCCAGTACTGGGGAGACATCTGTACGTGAAAGTCTGAAAAGCTTTGAAGGAGTTTCAGAGTTGGGACTTCTTCAggcacagcagaagatcagggAGCTGTCTGTCACCATCCGTATGAAGGAAGAGCTCATCAAGGAGCTGGTCAAAACAG GTAAGGATGCTCAGGCCCTGAACAGGCAGTACAGCCATAAAATCACGGCTCTGGAGAGTGAAGCTGTGCAGGCTCGACAGGAGATGCAAGAGGCCCAACGGCAGCTGCAGGATCTTGagaggcaagagagagagatcagcaCGACGGACAAGACCAGAGCACAGGAATGTCGCAGGAAGATAGCTGCTGCTCAGAGCAAAGTTCAG GTTCTCAGTCAGCGCCAGAGGGATACCGCTCGTCTCGCTAACCTTCCTGCCCAGAGCGAACGTCGTGTGATTGAGCTGGAGCGAAGTGTTCAGAGTAtgaggcagcagcaggagcagctgcaAAGGCGGCTGCGCCAGGAAAGTCAGCAGAAACGACGTCTGGAGAGCGAGATGCAAAGAAGAACTCACAGAGTCAAG GAACTCGAGATAAAGAATGAGCAGCAGCAAAAGATCCTGAGAATAAAGACCGAGGAGGTCGCTGCCTTCCAGAGGCAGAGACGCAGCGGCAGTAACGGCTCTGTTATCTCATTGGAAGAACAACAG AAGATTGAGGAACAAAAGCGTTGGCTGGATGAGGAAATGGAGCGGGTACTGGGCCAGAGGAGAGAACTGGAAGATCTGGAAGGAGAGCTCACTAAACGAGAGCAAATCCTGGCCAAGAAAGAAGCCCTACTACAGGAACGCAGTGAACTGGAGACCAAGAGGCTCCGCTCCAGTCAG GCCCTGAGTAAAAACCTGGTGACGCTTACGGGGCGCATTGAGTCACTTGAGCAAGAGTTGAGTGAGAGGAATGGTCTTCTTCGCAGCAGCAGCGCGCAAGACTCACAACAGATTCGCCAAGAAATTTCCAACCTCCGTCAAGAGAAAGATTCACTGCTTAAACAAAGAGTGGAGCTGGACGATAAGCTGCGGCAGGGTAGCCTGCTCTCACCTGAG GAGGAGCGAACACTTTTCCAGTTGGACGAGGCAATCGAGGCTCTGGATGCAGCTATTGAGTACAAGAATGAGGCCATCactcagagacagagacagctgAGGGCTTCTGCCAGTATGCTCTCTCAGTGGGAGATGAACCTTATGGCCAAACTCAGTTACCTGTCTGCCTCAGAGACCAGAGCTCTGCTGTGCAAGTACTTCGACAAG GTGGTGTGTCTGCGTGAGGAGGAGCGTAAGTTACAGCTCGCCCTGGCTGAGCTGGAAATGCAACTGGATGAGCAGCAGAAGCTGGTGCAGTGGTTGGAGAACGCCCTCGATCGCACACAGCTTGACACGGATCGCCGGCTCACACAACAGCAGAAGGAACATGAGAGGAGCGTTCAGCTCTTACTGCAGCAGTGTCGAG AGCAAAAAGACGAGGGCCTGGCAGGAAGGCAGCGGCAGTATGAAGGATGGATCCATAATCTCAGCAAGGAGCTAAACCACTACAAGGCAGCAAATCTGGAACTAAGCAACAAACTGAGGGAGCTCTGTGGTTCAGTCAGCCAGCCAAAAGAACATGCTAAAG TTGTGGCATCTGATGGTAAACCAGCAGGCATTGGCAGCATGGAGAGGCTGAGCCGCTGTCCTGAAGACAGCCTAGGAGGCAGGGGGACAGGCCAGTCTGACAAACCTTCCAGGTCCAGGGAGGAAATGCGTGAACTGGTGAACACCCCTCTACCGTCCACATGGAGACGCTCCTCTCTCCCCACAGAGGAACCTGCTGTCATGGAGGAGTTATGGTTTCAAGCAGCTGGGGATGTTCCTGTTAACCGTGTAGTTCAAACTGGTATGGGGTCCTGGGGCGGGCCAGCATCCCTGCCTGTGGTTAAGTCTCGCAGAGAGTCCCGTCGCTCCAGCCTCAGCATCGGACCACTGACTTCAAACAATGCATTAATTGATGTGCGGAAGAATCCTGTCTGA
- the kif7 gene encoding kinesin-like protein kif7 isoform X2 produces MSPKVPSGQGRGDYSAVQVAVRVRPLLPKELLHCHESCITVDSELCRVTLGHDRHFLCDYLFEETCCQDDVYSLSVQPLIDAFFQGFNATVFAYGQTGSGKTYTVGEANICSFRDEEQGIIPRAVADVFKLLDENDLTDFSVRVSYLEVYKEEFKDLLEVETASKDIHIREDKGNIVLCGVKECEVEGLDEVLSLLESGNTARHTGATQMNPYSSRSHTIFTVYMDQRRGSSRLYGTAANSGPQMLSSKFHFVDLAGSERILKTGNTGERLKESIQINSGLLALGNVIGALGDPKRKGSHIPYRDSKITRILKDSLGGNSKTLMIACISPSSSDFDESLNTLNYATRARNIQNRATVNCKREPDRVEGLEQQIKALRRALENRQRSETRIISHADPNRRPRLGEGEISRLQAQSAHYRTCTDTAYRLLRELQSEGALTAEQSLRVKEWLCSVEEERSGLTTASGPDSGIENSSTEDSVALRRGRPSVRNQDPEAVEERWSHEHGEKEDSIVLLQAQIQRLEGENTDFLAALEDAMEQYKQQSDKLQEQQDLIVELQCLLSTPGLMGLGLNLRPRPHTAPIGSMQHGQNGGTYRQVSPVGYLGNGPCGDQDGSLYEEEEEEEIPEGAEMQETEEEGIHSHLSQERRKHVNLTWTKRDMPSGGLAVGGRGLISLHEPDQHPCLARKASHSSTGETSVRESLKSFEGVSELGLLQAQQKIRELSVTIRMKEELIKELVKTGKDAQALNRQYSHKITALESEAVQARQEMQEAQRQLQDLERQEREISTTDKTRAQECRRKIAAAQSKVQVLSQRQRDTARLANLPAQSERRVIELERSVQSMRQQQEQLQRRLRQESQQKRRLESEMQRRTHRVKELEIKNEQQQKILRIKTEEVAAFQRQRRSGSNGSVISLEEQQKIEEQKRWLDEEMERVLGQRRELEDLEGELTKREQILAKKEALLQERSELETKRLRSSQALSKNLVTLTGRIESLEQELSERNGLLRSSSAQDSQQIRQEISNLRQEKDSLLKQRVELDDKLRQGSLLSPEEERTLFQLDEAIEALDAAIEYKNEAITQRQRQLRASASMLSQWEMNLMAKLSYLSASETRALLCKYFDKVVCLREEERKLQLALAELEMQLDEQQKLVQWLENALDRTQLDTDRRLTQQQKEHERSVQLLLQQCREQKDEGLAGRQRQYEGWIHNLSKELNHYKAANLELSNKLRELCGSVSQPKEHAKVVASDGKPAGIGSMERLSRCPEDSLGGRGTGQSDKPSRSREEMRELVNTPLPSTWRRSSLPTEEPAVMEELWFQAAGDVPVNRVVQTGMGSWGGPASLPVVKSRRESRRSSLSIGPLTSNNALIDVRKNPV; encoded by the exons ATGTCTCCCAAAGTGCCCAGCGGCCAAGGCAGAGGGGATTATTCTGCAGTGCAAGTCGCTGTTCGAGTGCGTCCCCTGCTGCCTAAAGAGCTCCTACACTGCCACGAGAGCTGCATTACCGTGGACTCGGAGCTGTGTCGTGTCACTCTGGGCCACGACCGACACTTTCTTTGCGACTACCTATTTGAAGAAACTTGCTGTCAAGATGATGTTTATTCATTATCTGTTCAGCCACTCATAGATGCCTTCTTTCAAGGGTTCAATGCTACAGTCTTTGCCTACGGGCAGACCGGCTCAGGCAAGACTTACACCGTTGGAGAAGCTAATATTT GTTCCTTTAGAGATGAGGAGCAGGGTATCATCCCCAGGGCTGTTGCAGATGTCTTCAAGCTGCTGGATGAAAATGACCTCACAGACTTTTCTGTCCGAGTCTCCTATCTGGAGGTCTACAAAGAGGAGTTCAAGGACTTACTGGAGGTGGAGACAGCCAGCAAGGACATCCACATCCGGGAGGATAAAGGCAACATTG TTCTGTGTGGCGTGAAGGAGTGCGAAGTGGAGGGTCTTGATGAGGTGTTGAGTTTACTGGAGTCAGGAAACACAGCCAGGCACACTGGTGCAACCCAGATGAATCCATACTCCAGCCGCTCTCACACCATTTTTACTGTGTATATGGACCAGCGTCGGGGAAGCTCTCGTCTTTATGGGACGGCTGCAAATTCTGGACCACAAATGCTGTCTTCCAAGTTCCACTTTGTTGACCTTGCGGGGTCAGAGCGTATCTTGAAGACGGGGAACACTGGAGAGAGACTTAAAGAGAGTATCCAGATTAACAGCGGCCTTCTGGCTCTGGGAAATGTCATCGGGGCACTGGGGGACCCTAAGAGGAAAGGCTCTCACATACCATACAGAGACTCTAAAATCACAAG GATCCTAAAAGACTCTTTAGGAGGAAATTCAAAGACACTGATGATCGCCTGCATCAGCCCATCTTCCTCAGACTTTGATGAGAGCCTGAATACACTAAACTACGCCACAAGGGCCAGAAACATTCAGAACCGGGCGACGGTCAACTGCAAGCGTGAGCCTGATCGGGTGGAAGGGCTGGAGCAACAAATCAAGGCCCTTCGCAGAGCCCTCGAAAACCGCCAGCGCTCAGAGACCCGCATCATTTCTCACGCTGATCCAAACAGGAGGCCTCGACTTGGAGAGGGAGAGATCAGCAGACTGCAAGCCCAGAGCGCCCACTACAGGACGTGCACAGACACGGCTTACAG GTTGCTGCGGGAGCTGCAGAGTGAAGGGGCTCTGACCGCAGAACAGAGTCTGAGAGTGAAGGAGTGGCTGTGCTCAGTGGAGGAGGAGCGGAGCGGACTGACCACAGCCTCAGGACCAGACAGCGGCATCGAGAACAGCTCCACTGAAGACAGTGTTGCGTTAAGGAGAGGAAGGCCTTCTGTGAGGAACCAG GATCCAGAGGCtgtggaggagaggtggagcCATGAGCATGGAGAGAAGGAGGATAGTATTGTCCTGCTTCAAGCACAGATCCAGCGGCTGGAGGGAGAGAACACAGACTTTTTAGCAGCCCTGGAGGATGCTATGGAGCAATACAAGCAGCAG AGTGATAAGCTGCAGGAGCAACAGGACTTGATAGTAGAGCTGCAGTGTCTGCTGTCTACTCCAGGGCTGATGGGCCTGGGCCTTAACTTGAGACCGCGGCCTCACACGGCCCCTATAGGCTCCATGCAACACGGTCAGAACGGAGGCACATACAGACAG GTCAGTCCAGTAGGCTATCTTGGTAATGGGCCTTGTGGTGATCAGGACGGTAGCCTctatgaggaggaggaggaggaggagatcccAGAAGGGGCAGAAATGCAGGAGACGGAAGAAGAGGGCATTCATTCCCACCTCAGCCAAGAGAGACGCAA ACACGTGAACCTGACCTGGACCAAGAGGGACATGCCGTCAGGAGGACTAGCAGTCGGTGGTAGAGGGCTCATATCTCTGCATGAGCCAGACCAGCACCCCTGtttagccagaaaagcat CCCACTCCAGTACTGGGGAGACATCTGTACGTGAAAGTCTGAAAAGCTTTGAAGGAGTTTCAGAGTTGGGACTTCTTCAggcacagcagaagatcagggAGCTGTCTGTCACCATCCGTATGAAGGAAGAGCTCATCAAGGAGCTGGTCAAAACAG GTAAGGATGCTCAGGCCCTGAACAGGCAGTACAGCCATAAAATCACGGCTCTGGAGAGTGAAGCTGTGCAGGCTCGACAGGAGATGCAAGAGGCCCAACGGCAGCTGCAGGATCTTGagaggcaagagagagagatcagcaCGACGGACAAGACCAGAGCACAGGAATGTCGCAGGAAGATAGCTGCTGCTCAGAGCAAAGTTCAG GTTCTCAGTCAGCGCCAGAGGGATACCGCTCGTCTCGCTAACCTTCCTGCCCAGAGCGAACGTCGTGTGATTGAGCTGGAGCGAAGTGTTCAGAGTAtgaggcagcagcaggagcagctgcaAAGGCGGCTGCGCCAGGAAAGTCAGCAGAAACGACGTCTGGAGAGCGAGATGCAAAGAAGAACTCACAGAGTCAAG GAACTCGAGATAAAGAATGAGCAGCAGCAAAAGATCCTGAGAATAAAGACCGAGGAGGTCGCTGCCTTCCAGAGGCAGAGACGCAGCGGCAGTAACGGCTCTGTTATCTCATTGGAAGAACAACAG AAGATTGAGGAACAAAAGCGTTGGCTGGATGAGGAAATGGAGCGGGTACTGGGCCAGAGGAGAGAACTGGAAGATCTGGAAGGAGAGCTCACTAAACGAGAGCAAATCCTGGCCAAGAAAGAAGCCCTACTACAGGAACGCAGTGAACTGGAGACCAAGAGGCTCCGCTCCAGTCAG GCCCTGAGTAAAAACCTGGTGACGCTTACGGGGCGCATTGAGTCACTTGAGCAAGAGTTGAGTGAGAGGAATGGTCTTCTTCGCAGCAGCAGCGCGCAAGACTCACAACAGATTCGCCAAGAAATTTCCAACCTCCGTCAAGAGAAAGATTCACTGCTTAAACAAAGAGTGGAGCTGGACGATAAGCTGCGGCAGGGTAGCCTGCTCTCACCTGAG GAGGAGCGAACACTTTTCCAGTTGGACGAGGCAATCGAGGCTCTGGATGCAGCTATTGAGTACAAGAATGAGGCCATCactcagagacagagacagctgAGGGCTTCTGCCAGTATGCTCTCTCAGTGGGAGATGAACCTTATGGCCAAACTCAGTTACCTGTCTGCCTCAGAGACCAGAGCTCTGCTGTGCAAGTACTTCGACAAG GTGGTGTGTCTGCGTGAGGAGGAGCGTAAGTTACAGCTCGCCCTGGCTGAGCTGGAAATGCAACTGGATGAGCAGCAGAAGCTGGTGCAGTGGTTGGAGAACGCCCTCGATCGCACACAGCTTGACACGGATCGCCGGCTCACACAACAGCAGAAGGAACATGAGAGGAGCGTTCAGCTCTTACTGCAGCAGTGTCGAG AGCAAAAAGACGAGGGCCTGGCAGGAAGGCAGCGGCAGTATGAAGGATGGATCCATAATCTCAGCAAGGAGCTAAACCACTACAAGGCAGCAAATCTGGAACTAAGCAACAAACTGAGGGAGCTCTGTGGTTCAGTCAGCCAGCCAAAAGAACATGCTAAAG TTGTGGCATCTGATGGTAAACCAGCAGGCATTGGCAGCATGGAGAGGCTGAGCCGCTGTCCTGAAGACAGCCTAGGAGGCAGGGGGACAGGCCAGTCTGACAAACCTTCCAGGTCCAGGGAGGAAATGCGTGAACTGGTGAACACCCCTCTACCGTCCACATGGAGACGCTCCTCTCTCCCCACAGAGGAACCTGCTGTCATGGAGGAGTTATGGTTTCAAGCAGCTGGGGATGTTCCTGTTAACCGTGTAGTTCAAACTGGTATGGGGTCCTGGGGCGGGCCAGCATCCCTGCCTGTGGTTAAGTCTCGCAGAGAGTCCCGTCGCTCCAGCCTCAGCATCGGACCACTGACTTCAAACAATGCATTAATTGATGTGCGGAAGAATCCTGTCTGA